ATTCCATCTGAAGGTGATCCGTACTTTCGATATGGTAACCAGCGCACCGGAAAAATTATCCGGACAGGCTGCTGACAAGATGCAGGCTGGCGTGATCCTGCTGGACTTTATGCGCCGGGAGTTAAACCTGTCTAACTCTTCAGTGCTTGGTGCCTGTCAGAAACTCCAGGAGGCTGTTGGCTTACCGAATCTGGCACCGCGCTATGCCATTGATGCTCCTGCTGATGCACACGATGGCTCAAGTCGCCCGACACTGTCACTGAGTGCACTGCTGAAACAGTATGGTATACGCCTGACGGCTAATCAGGCATATCACCAGATGGTGAAACTGGGGATCGTCGAGCAGCGCGAACGATACAGCCGTACCGCGATTAACAACATCAAAAAATTCTGGTCGCTGACAGCGAAAGGTTGCATGTTCGGCAAGAACATCACCAGTCCCGCAAATCCGCGCGAGACGCAGCCGCATTTCTTCGAATCCCGATTCCCTGAGCTGTTAAAGCTGCTCGATACCGTTCATTGAGGTGACCGTGAGAGCACTACTGACTCCTGAAATTGCCCCGCGTATGGGGATCGTATTGTTCAGGCCAGGTTCAGAGCTGATGCCCCTGTTTATGCAGGGGCGTGTACTGCTGGAGCCTGAGCCGGAGCGTTATTCATCTTTCGCCAGTGGTGCCGTTCCGGCGGCATCACAACCGCTGGCGGATGATCCTGCCGTTCGGGCCGTGTTCCGCAATGAGGCAGTGATCCGTCGTGCTGGTGGCGTGGAATGTCTTGAAAGCTGGTTACTTCGTGAAAAAGGCTGCCAGTGGCCTCATTCCGACTGGCACAGCGAGAACATGACCACAATGCGACACGCTCCGGGTGCAATCCGTCTGTGCTGGCACTGCGATAACCAGCTGCGCGATCAGTTCACGGAACGGCTGGAATCAATGGCAACGGATAACTGTGCCCGCTGGGTGTTGTCTGTTGTGCGTCGGGATCTCGGTTTTGATGACAGTCACGTTGTGACAATGCCGGAACTGTGCTGGTGGCTGATTCGTAATGATCTGGCGGATGCCTTACCGGAAAGTGCAGCCCGTAAGGCACTGAGATTACCGAAGCCTGTTGTGCCGTCTGTTACCCGGGAAAGTGACCTTGTGCCTTCGGTTCCTGCCACCAGCATCATCCAGGATAAGGCGAAAAAGGTGCTGGCGCTGAAAGTGGATCCGGAGTCGCCGAAGTCTTTTATGTTACGCCCAAAACGTCGCCGCTGGGTTAATGAAAAGTACACGCGCTGGGTTAAGACACAGCCGTGTGCATGTTGTGGAAAGCCCGCTGATGATCCCCACCACCTGATAGGTCACGGTCAGGGTGGAATGGGAACAAAAGCGCATGACCTTTTTGTGTTGCCTTTGTGCAGAAAGCATCACGACGAGCTGCATGCGGATACCGTGGCATTTGAAGAGAAGTATGGCTCCCAGCTGGAGCTGATATTTCGTTTTATCGATCGTGCGCTGGCAATTGGCGTGCTGGCCTGATTTTGTGGAGAAAGTTGATGCGTGATATTCAAATGGTTCTTGAACGTTGGGGGGCATGGGTGGCAAATAATCACGAGGATGTCACTTGGTCGTCTATTGCTGCAGGATTTAAAGGACTAATCCCTTCAAAAGTAAAATCCCGCCCGCAATGTTGTGACGATGACGCGATGATCATTTGTGGGTGCATGGCTCGCCTGAAAAAGAACAACAGCGATTTGCACGATTTATTAGTGGATTATTATGTAGGTGGTATGACGTTTATGGCGCTTGCCCGTAAACATGGGCGTTCTGATTGCTGGGTTGGGCGTTTATTGCAAAAGGCTGAAGGTGTAGTTGATGGCATGTTAATGATGTTAGAAATTGAGCTAGAGATGGATCGTTAGAAGACCTCTTATTGAGGGGGTAATTGAATCAGTTTAATGTGTGGGGAGTCGATTTATTCTCCCCATTTTATTTAATTAATTTACTTAAGGTTTTAATTCATCAAGACGTTGTTGGATAGTGTTTTTGCTTGCGTTGTCTGTTATAGCCATTTGTTGTACTTGCCCCATTGCCATTTGAGTTTCCATCCACATATCGGCCCACACTTTTGTATCGTTATTAACTTGAGCGATAGTAAATCTGACTTTTGATACCGGGGTTGTTGAATAGGCATTGCCGATTAACATTTGTCCAAAAACAGCAGACCCGCCTTCCAGTTCTTTACCACATATAACACTGCTGTTATCAGCGTTGTAAATTATCAACCCTCTACTATTGCAGTAATTCACAAGGGCATCTTTGACTTTATCTTTTGTCGTATTTTGATAAACCCCCTCAGGTTTTCCTGATTGAGTTTTCTTTATCAATGGTACGGAAGAAGTACAACCTGAAATGATAGTTGCGCTAAGTAATAGTACAGTCATTTTATTCATGTTTCTTATCCATTGTTAAGGGCATACCTACACAATTATTTTTATTGGAGATGAATAATCAACCGTTTACAATCGTAAAAAATCAAATATGCTGTTAAGAGTGGTTACTTCGCCACACAACTTAAACCCGCCGCTGAGCGGTTTTTTTGTACCTGTAAACCTGGTGCAGTACAGTAAACACGCTGGTGGTCGTGAATACTGACTTTTTATCTTGCTGGCTTTTTAGACAAGAGTTATTGGTATGTCATGTTAACCAGAAGGGAAAAAGACATGCTAAAACAGCAAGATATGACAGAAACCGCCGCCGCAGTCCTTCATTTCTTACCTGCTGACAAGTGGGTAACGCCACGCATGATGACGAGAACTACCGGAGTAAGTGAAGCCCGGTGCCAGTTAATACTGACTCAGTTAGTTCTGGCGGGTCTGGCGAAGGATAACGGCGGGTACGGGAATAAATTCAGACGCTGCCAGTAATGGCGGTTTCCTGCTGTGAAAATGGGCGGCTGGTGGGTGTTGGTAGCACCTGCCAGCCATTCGCTCATGCTTACTGGTCACAAGCGAACCACGGCCCACTGCTTTAGCGCAAAAGCAGAGTGAGCCTACCAGAGTTACGCTTACTGATCCATGAAAAATACTGTAAAAATAAACAGTGTTGATTTAATCAACGCTGATTGCCTGCATTTTATTCAGTCCCTGCCTGATGATTCCATTGACCTGATTGTTACCGATCCGCCGTACTTCAAGGTGAAACCCAACGGCTGGGACAATCAGTGGAAAGGGGACGAAGATTACCTTAAGTGGCTGGACCGCTGTCTGGCCCAGTTCTGGCGGGTGTTAAAACCTGCCGGAAGCCTTTACCTGTTCTGTGGGCATCGCCTGGCATCTGATATTGAGATCATGATGCGTGAACGTTTCAACG
The nucleotide sequence above comes from Escherichia coli. Encoded proteins:
- a CDS encoding KilA-N domain-containing protein — its product is MNNLMVIDGIEVRRDAYGRYSLNDLHRAAGSLDKHKPAFWLRNEQTERLISELQICNSVNIEPVNVIRGGNNQGTYVCKELVYAYAMWISPSFHLKVIRTFDMVTSAPEKLSGQAADKMQAGVILLDFMRRELNLSNSSVLGACQKLQEAVGLPNLAPRYAIDAPADAHDGSSRPTLSLSALLKQYGIRLTANQAYHQMVKLGIVEQRERYSRTAINNIKKFWSLTAKGCMFGKNITSPANPRETQPHFFESRFPELLKLLDTVH
- a CDS encoding DUF968 domain-containing protein, translated to MRALLTPEIAPRMGIVLFRPGSELMPLFMQGRVLLEPEPERYSSFASGAVPAASQPLADDPAVRAVFRNEAVIRRAGGVECLESWLLREKGCQWPHSDWHSENMTTMRHAPGAIRLCWHCDNQLRDQFTERLESMATDNCARWVLSVVRRDLGFDDSHVVTMPELCWWLIRNDLADALPESAARKALRLPKPVVPSVTRESDLVPSVPATSIIQDKAKKVLALKVDPESPKSFMLRPKRRRWVNEKYTRWVKTQPCACCGKPADDPHHLIGHGQGGMGTKAHDLFVLPLCRKHHDELHADTVAFEEKYGSQLELIFRFIDRALAIGVLA
- a CDS encoding antiterminator Q family protein, which translates into the protein MRDIQMVLERWGAWVANNHEDVTWSSIAAGFKGLIPSKVKSRPQCCDDDAMIICGCMARLKKNNSDLHDLLVDYYVGGMTFMALARKHGRSDCWVGRLLQKAEGVVDGMLMMLEIELEMDR